GGGTACCTTTGGGTACGGACTTGAGGCCATGGAGATATATGACATATCCCAGCTTGGAGCTGTAGTTACCAAAGGCATATCACTAAAGCCAAGAGAAGGCAATCCACCGGAGAGGATAGCAGAGACGCCTTGCGGTATGCTCAACTCCATTGGTCTGCAAAATCCTGGCGTAGAGGGCTTCCTGAAGAAGATATACCCACACATAGAGAAGGTGAACACCCACTTTATAGTCAACGTATTCGGAGAAACAGAAGAAGAGTACCTAGAAGTATGCCTAGCATTAGAATCCGCACATAAGGTAGTGGCCTACGAACTGAATGTCTCATGCCCTAACGTAAAAAAGGGTGGCATGCTCTTCGGACATGACAAGGCAGTCCTAGGTAGACTCATAGACAGGATAAAGTCACACGTTAAAAAGCCTGTTTTGGTAAAGCTTTCTCCCAACGTGGATAACATAAAGGAGTACGCAAGAGTATGCCTAGAAAACGGTGCGGATGGCCTCGTAGCCATAAATACCCTAGTGGGTATGAAGATAGATATAAAGGCTCAAAGGCCAGAGCTTTCTACATACAAGGGTGGTCTTTCTGGACCTGCCATACTTCCCATAGCCGTCAGGATGGTGTGGGAGGTTTACGAAGAAGTAGGATCTTACATACCCGTGATAGGTGTGGGTGGTATATACGATACAGATTCGGCATTGCAACACATCCTTGCGGGTGCCAGCGCTGTGCAGGTAGGAACAGCTAACTTCTTTGATCCAACAGCTCCACTCAAGATAATAAAAGGGATAGAGGAATACTTGAAGGAGAGGTCCTTAGAGAGCTTTACCAAGCTCGTGGGCAGAGCTCATGGCTTAAGAGTAACCCCATGAAGGTTTCTGTGATAGTCACTACATACAACAACCCAGACTACCTTATGAGGGTTTTGGAGAGTCTTGCTTACCAAAAGGTACTTCCCTACGAAGTGATCGTAGCAGATGATGGCTCCACTGAGGATACAGCTTTGGCTGTTAGGGACTTTTCAAGAAGGGCTCCCTTTGTGGTCAAGCATGTCTGGCACGATGATCTTGGTTTTAGGGCGGCGAAGATAAGGAACGAAGGAATAAAGGTATCAGAAGGGGATTACATAATAGTCTTGGACGGTGACTGTGTAGTAAACAAACACTTTGTAGAGGATCACATGAAGTTAGCACAAAAGGGTTTCTTTGTCCAAGGTAAGAGGGTGCTACTGTCAAAAGAACTTTCAAGTACCTTTACGTACCGTCAGGCCAACTCCCTTACCTTCCTATTAAAACACCTGAAACATATCACGAATGCACACCACATATTCCATCTTCCCATCCTTCCTGCCTTTTCAAACAAAAACCTCAAGGGTATAAAAAGCTGTAACATGTCCTTCTGGAGGGAGGATCTTATAGCTGTTAACGGCTTTAACGAAGAGTTTGTCGGCTGGGGAAGAGAAGACAGCGAGCTAGCAGTAAGGCTGTTTAAGTACGGACTCAAGAAGAAGGTCCATCCCTTCATGGCCGTATGCTTTCACCTTTGGCATCCAGAGAACTCAAGGGAAAGCCTAAGCAGAAACGACGAGCTTTTAAGGATGGCTATACAGTCTGAAGAGTATGTCTGCAAAAAAGGCATAGTCAAGCTGCCTTAACAAAAGCTTAACCTTTCACCTCTATTCTCTATCCTTAGGATGGAAGTTTTAGTAGAACTCCATGACGTTTGTCCTTTTTACTTTGAGGAACTTGTAAGAGCCTTTAAACTTCTAGAGTCTTCTAACGTAAAGAAGTTTTCTCTGCTTGTAATACCCAACTTCCTAGAAAAGTATCCCATATGCAGCCATGAAAGATTCTTAAGGGCCATAAAGGATCTAAAACAGGAGGTAGTTTTGCACGGTTACACGCATAGCTCCAGGATAAGGTTTAGGGACCTTCCCTTTACATACAGGGAAGGAGAGTTTGGAGGGCTATCCTACGAAGAAACGTACCAAAGGATCTACATGGCTCTAGAGCTTTTGGATGCCTGCAGCATAAAAAGCAAAACTTTCGTACCACCTGCGTGGATTTCAAACCCACACATTGAGAACATACTTAGAGACCTCGGTCTCAGGTTCCTTGGACTTAGAAACCGTATAGTAGACCTTCAGAAAGCCATCGGCCTGCCTTCTCCCTCTCTCACTTTTTCCAACAGACCCATCCTATCTTACTTGAGCCTTAAGCTTATGCCTGGACTTTTGAACTTGACGAAGAACTACAGGCTTTTGCGCCTTGCCATACACATGAAAGACATGAGAGACAAAAGAAAGGTAGCCATGTGGCGCTTAATACTTAGGAGGTTAAAAAACAGGAGGTTTGTAAGCTATGAGGAAACGTTTGGCTCGTGCGGACTTGCACCTTCATTCTAAGGCTTCCAACCTGCCAGGTGGGTGGTTTAGCGCCCTCATCAACTGCCCAGAGAGCTACGCAGAACCTAAGGAGATTTACAACAGACTAAAGCAAAGGGGAATGACCTTCGTGACCATAACGGACCATAACACTATAGATGGTGTCCTTGAAATAGCACACCTGCCTGACGTGTTCATAAGTTGTGAGTACACAGTAAGCTTCCCAGAGGACAAGTCAAAGGTACACATCCTGGTGTACGGCATAGACGAATACACGCAC
The DNA window shown above is from Thermocrinis minervae and carries:
- a CDS encoding glycosyltransferase family 2 protein, with protein sequence MKVSVIVTTYNNPDYLMRVLESLAYQKVLPYEVIVADDGSTEDTALAVRDFSRRAPFVVKHVWHDDLGFRAAKIRNEGIKVSEGDYIIVLDGDCVVNKHFVEDHMKLAQKGFFVQGKRVLLSKELSSTFTYRQANSLTFLLKHLKHITNAHHIFHLPILPAFSNKNLKGIKSCNMSFWREDLIAVNGFNEEFVGWGREDSELAVRLFKYGLKKKVHPFMAVCFHLWHPENSRESLSRNDELLRMAIQSEEYVCKKGIVKLP
- a CDS encoding polysaccharide deacetylase family protein, whose product is MEVLVELHDVCPFYFEELVRAFKLLESSNVKKFSLLVIPNFLEKYPICSHERFLRAIKDLKQEVVLHGYTHSSRIRFRDLPFTYREGEFGGLSYEETYQRIYMALELLDACSIKSKTFVPPAWISNPHIENILRDLGLRFLGLRNRIVDLQKAIGLPSPSLTFSNRPILSYLSLKLMPGLLNLTKNYRLLRLAIHMKDMRDKRKVAMWRLILRRLKNRRFVSYEETFGSCGLAPSF
- a CDS encoding dihydroorotate dehydrogenase, with the translated sequence MDLSVELFGVRFKNPVWVASGTFGYGLEAMEIYDISQLGAVVTKGISLKPREGNPPERIAETPCGMLNSIGLQNPGVEGFLKKIYPHIEKVNTHFIVNVFGETEEEYLEVCLALESAHKVVAYELNVSCPNVKKGGMLFGHDKAVLGRLIDRIKSHVKKPVLVKLSPNVDNIKEYARVCLENGADGLVAINTLVGMKIDIKAQRPELSTYKGGLSGPAILPIAVRMVWEVYEEVGSYIPVIGVGGIYDTDSALQHILAGASAVQVGTANFFDPTAPLKIIKGIEEYLKERSLESFTKLVGRAHGLRVTP